TGTTCAACTTTTCGGCAATCTGCGAGGCCAAGAAGGCAACCTGAAAAGCGTGCTTTCCCAGGGGTGGTATGGTCTGAAGCAAATTGAAAAGAACCCTTGTCATTCCTCGCCACCTCTGTTAGATTTTAGCATGTCCAGTATCTTCTTCAAGAGACGATCACGATTTTTCTCGTTCAATTCGAAGATTATGATGTCTTTTTTGTTTTTGAGCTTTTCCACGAATGGATCACTCGATTTTTTGATCGTCGCCACCGCGTCTTTTTTGCTGTTGAAGACCTCCTCAACCGCCCTTCGAAATTTTTCAGAGAGAAGCTCCATTTTACCTATCTCGTCTATGATCACGATACTTTTTTCTTCAAGGGCCCTTTCCACCGATTCAACTCCTAGCTCCTCCAGATCTTTCAGGTTCACTCCGTACTTTCCCACTCGATGCTGGGACGGGAAACCTATCTTCGCGAGGATTCCCTCTCTTCCATCGAGGGTAACAATTTTGAAACCAACCCTTCTCCCTCTTTCTCTCATTTCCTCAGTGTAAAAGCCCCCTGCGTTCTGCAGGAGGCATGAGATCTTCTTGATGAATGTGGTCTTCCCGACTCCCGGCCTTCCGGTGATCAGGATCTTCATTTCAGCTCCAGGCTGTTTAAGATCCTCTCGAATACACTCTCCAGTCTCTTGAAGTCTTCCTCTGGCGCATAAAAGGTTATGTAAAGGTACTGGCCATCCTTTTCAGGAAACTGAGCAATCCAGTAAGCGAAGTTTTTACCTGTTTGTGGGTCCGGCATGGAGCTTTCCAACAGATTGATTTCGTAGTTCGGCGTTATATACACCTGACCGTTTCCAATGGAGGTTGCTTCGTAATGGACTTCCGCGAATATCAAATCGGAGATGTCAAGTATGAAGTAATGAACCCCTTCAGAGAGTTCGTAATAGGTGTAACTAG
The sequence above is a segment of the Thermotoga sp. genome. Coding sequences within it:
- a CDS encoding NTPase, whose amino-acid sequence is MKILITGRPGVGKTTFIKKISCLLQNAGGFYTEEMRERGRRVGFKIVTLDGREGILAKIGFPSQHRVGKYGVNLKDLEELGVESVERALEEKSIVIIDEIGKMELLSEKFRRAVEEVFNSKKDAVATIKKSSDPFVEKLKNKKDIIIFELNEKNRDRLLKKILDMLKSNRGGEE